The following coding sequences lie in one Myxococcus xanthus genomic window:
- a CDS encoding Ig-like domain-containing protein: MKTPRIPICLPLVAVIGLLSACGPTPTTMKLEPLETKYLRTPGQTVKLAYEVFDAEGQPMSDAKLRWTSSAPDVAQVQEGLLTVRKSGKTTIGATGGKVRAALPLELTILNSLDVRAPGADFLEVGRVIKLRVVARNEQGSSLQDAMPTFRSSDEMVARVEDGQLVAVRPGKATLSATLGHLSRHIAVQVVPADFARLGLNLTHHAFQRRGQSVQLQARAFNRSGVVLDTVPLEFFTSDSAVVSVSPEGRVTAVGSGRAVVSVVAGRRRSAAEFVVP; encoded by the coding sequence GTGAAGACGCCGCGCATTCCTATTTGCCTCCCCCTTGTCGCCGTCATCGGGCTGCTGAGCGCCTGCGGGCCCACGCCCACCACCATGAAGCTGGAGCCGCTGGAGACGAAGTACCTCCGCACGCCTGGGCAGACCGTGAAGCTGGCGTACGAGGTCTTCGACGCTGAAGGCCAGCCCATGTCCGACGCGAAGCTGCGGTGGACCAGCTCCGCGCCGGACGTGGCGCAGGTCCAGGAAGGCTTGCTGACGGTGCGCAAGTCGGGGAAGACGACCATCGGCGCGACGGGGGGCAAGGTCCGCGCGGCGTTGCCGCTGGAGCTGACCATCCTCAACTCGCTGGACGTGCGTGCCCCGGGCGCGGACTTCCTCGAGGTGGGGCGTGTCATCAAGCTGCGCGTGGTGGCGAGGAACGAGCAGGGCTCCTCGTTGCAGGACGCGATGCCCACGTTCCGCTCCTCGGATGAGATGGTGGCGCGAGTGGAGGATGGGCAGTTGGTGGCCGTGCGCCCGGGCAAGGCGACCCTGAGCGCGACACTGGGGCACCTCAGCCGGCACATCGCGGTGCAGGTGGTGCCGGCGGACTTCGCGCGGCTGGGCCTCAACCTCACGCACCACGCCTTCCAGCGGAGGGGGCAGTCCGTGCAGCTCCAGGCGCGAGCTTTCAATCGCAGCGGCGTCGTGTTGGACACGGTGCCGCTGGAGTTCTTCACCTCGGACTCCGCCGTGGTGTCGGTGTCACCCGAAGGCCGCGTGACGGCGGTGGGTTCCGGGCGCGCGGTGGTGTCCGTGGTCGCCGGTCGGCGGCGGTCGGCGGCGGAGTTCGTCGTTCCGTAG
- a CDS encoding lipase maturation factor family protein, with protein sequence MARISRGMLARPLVLFDGDCAFCRRWAARWRWRTEDRVRYRPGSGWRRWLLGIPKADMRRAMQLVEPSGRVSQGAEALFRALAASPRRGTRAAARLGLMPGVLQLAQGVYAVVARNRRQAAGVDRWLFGRAVVPHEYRWVRWVFLRLLGGTFLIAFTSLGRQVRGLYGTQGLRPVAERLAAERREEPSALARWRRIPSLFWWDASDAALVRGCWTGQVLSLALLFNVAPRLSVSSLWALYLSYVAVGREFLSFQWDVLLLEMGLLAALTAPGGPRPGLGRDEPSALDVFLFRLLVFRLYFGSGVSKVQSGDRTWRELTACEHYYETAPLPTRGGWYAHHLPRRLQRASTGAVLWLETVVPFLAFGPRRLRQFAFWSLSGLQTAIVATGNYGFFNVQAWVLGVWLLDDAALRRVLPLKDGPPAQPRPWWRTGVSALVVSPLLVLGASEVLRRFEGWQRYRPERVGAMLTWLESQARPLRSVNPYGLFSMMTVQRPEIVVEGSDDGEQWKEYSFHYKVGDPARPPRQVAPHQPRLDWQMWFAALGSPPGWFVAFLARLLEGSPEVLGLLAGNPFPGRPPRMVRAVLYDYRMTDVAERRRTGIWWRRERLGLYVPPLSLAPGPRPRGRIPALQWHAGA encoded by the coding sequence ATGGCGCGAATCTCTCGCGGTATGCTGGCCCGGCCCCTGGTGCTCTTCGACGGCGACTGCGCGTTCTGCCGGCGCTGGGCCGCACGCTGGCGATGGCGCACCGAGGACCGTGTCCGCTACCGGCCGGGCAGCGGGTGGCGCCGCTGGCTGCTGGGCATCCCGAAGGCGGACATGCGCAGGGCCATGCAGTTGGTGGAGCCCTCCGGCCGGGTGTCCCAGGGCGCGGAGGCCCTCTTCCGAGCGCTCGCCGCGTCACCTCGCCGGGGGACTCGAGCGGCCGCGAGGCTGGGCTTGATGCCGGGGGTGTTGCAGTTGGCCCAGGGCGTCTACGCGGTGGTGGCCCGGAATCGTCGTCAGGCGGCGGGCGTGGACCGCTGGCTCTTCGGGCGCGCGGTGGTGCCGCACGAATACCGGTGGGTGCGCTGGGTCTTCCTGCGGCTGCTGGGAGGAACGTTCCTTATCGCCTTCACTTCGCTGGGGCGGCAGGTGCGGGGATTGTATGGGACGCAAGGCCTCCGGCCCGTGGCGGAGCGTCTGGCTGCGGAGCGCCGCGAGGAACCCTCGGCGCTCGCGCGGTGGCGGCGCATTCCGTCGCTGTTCTGGTGGGACGCGTCGGACGCCGCGCTGGTGCGTGGGTGCTGGACGGGGCAGGTGCTGTCCCTGGCGTTGCTCTTCAACGTGGCGCCCCGGCTCAGCGTGTCGTCGCTGTGGGCGCTGTACCTCTCCTACGTGGCCGTGGGGCGTGAGTTCCTCTCCTTCCAGTGGGACGTGCTGCTGCTGGAGATGGGGCTGCTGGCGGCGCTCACCGCGCCCGGAGGACCGCGGCCGGGCCTGGGCCGCGACGAGCCCTCCGCGCTGGATGTGTTCCTCTTCCGGCTGCTCGTGTTCCGGCTCTACTTCGGCTCGGGGGTCAGCAAGGTCCAGTCGGGGGACCGGACCTGGCGCGAGCTGACCGCGTGCGAGCACTATTACGAGACGGCGCCGCTGCCCACGCGGGGTGGTTGGTACGCGCATCATCTGCCCCGACGGCTCCAGCGGGCCTCGACCGGGGCGGTGCTCTGGCTCGAGACGGTGGTGCCCTTTCTGGCCTTCGGGCCCCGGCGCTTGCGGCAATTCGCCTTCTGGAGCCTGAGCGGCTTGCAGACCGCCATCGTCGCCACGGGGAACTACGGCTTCTTCAACGTCCAAGCCTGGGTGCTGGGCGTGTGGCTCCTGGATGACGCGGCGCTGCGGCGGGTGCTGCCTTTGAAGGACGGGCCTCCCGCTCAGCCACGGCCCTGGTGGCGTACCGGCGTGTCCGCGCTGGTGGTGTCGCCGCTGCTGGTGCTGGGGGCGTCGGAGGTGCTTCGCAGGTTCGAAGGGTGGCAGCGGTACCGGCCCGAGCGCGTCGGCGCGATGCTGACGTGGCTGGAGTCCCAGGCGCGGCCCCTGCGTTCGGTGAATCCCTACGGCCTCTTCAGCATGATGACGGTGCAGCGGCCGGAAATCGTCGTGGAGGGCTCCGACGACGGTGAGCAGTGGAAGGAATACTCCTTCCACTACAAGGTGGGGGACCCGGCCCGGCCTCCCCGGCAGGTGGCTCCCCACCAGCCGAGGCTGGACTGGCAGATGTGGTTCGCCGCGCTCGGCTCGCCCCCTGGCTGGTTCGTCGCGTTCCTGGCCCGGCTGCTGGAGGGCTCGCCGGAGGTCCTGGGCCTGCTGGCGGGCAACCCCTTCCCGGGCCGGCCGCCTCGGATGGTGCGAGCGGTGCTGTACGACTACCGGATGACGGACGTGGCCGAGCGGCGGCGCACGGGCATCTGGTGGCGGCGGGAGCGGCTGGGCCTCTACGTGCCGCCCCTATCGCTGGCGCCAGGGCCCCGGCCTCGTGGACGCATTCCCGCGCTGCAATGGCATGCCGGGGCGTGA
- the traB gene encoding outer membrane exchange protein TraB, with protein MKPSHLFLIVALGLSTAATAQPDARFNVQLFRPSGAPQDLVVVQQSRPLSHLSVSAGPYLSYSLNPLSLIPEGGDLSKINLVGNRLQLDVMATVGLFDWAEVGVDMPLILAQGGANLEVIGTEGSVESFVLGDLRLTGKVAIPGLRRPAEGKGWGGAVTLNVSFPTGAQDAFAGDGELTWAPGLVLDYRFENGILLALNGGFWKRPDRVFSGVSVGDMMPFGVGAEVPILRGSGVTAVGMVHGAVGLQKQPDEPRQVPAEALFGLRWYSSTGLTFTFGGGMGCGCSIASPSLSFFTSILWIPAKTREWEALERFKEPPEPPPPPIDPDGDGVIGESDACPDVAGPVANMGCPDTDKDGDGVVDRLDRCPDQPAGSRGKDGCPLARRDGNRIVILEQLNFATDQDIILSESFPILEEVARVMNENTEADRVHVEGHTDSRASDAYNLDLSRRRAASVMRFLVESGVAAERLCSQGFGRSRPLADNATEEGMALNRRVDFTIQPPSDGPRPPCPEDAEDKKRKRPTKKAPATPKAKSKAPAAAPKP; from the coding sequence ATGAAGCCCTCGCACCTGTTCCTCATCGTGGCGCTGGGGTTGTCCACCGCCGCCACTGCTCAGCCAGACGCGCGCTTCAACGTGCAGCTCTTCCGTCCGTCCGGCGCGCCCCAGGACCTGGTCGTGGTGCAGCAGTCGCGTCCGCTGTCACACCTGTCCGTCTCGGCCGGGCCGTACCTCAGCTACTCGCTCAACCCCCTGTCGCTGATTCCCGAGGGCGGAGACCTGAGCAAGATCAACCTGGTCGGCAACCGCCTTCAACTGGACGTCATGGCCACCGTTGGCCTCTTCGACTGGGCCGAGGTCGGCGTGGACATGCCGCTCATCCTCGCCCAGGGCGGCGCCAACCTGGAGGTCATCGGCACCGAGGGGAGCGTGGAGAGCTTCGTGCTCGGTGACCTCCGGCTCACCGGCAAGGTGGCCATCCCGGGCCTGCGCCGGCCCGCCGAGGGCAAGGGCTGGGGCGGCGCGGTGACGCTCAACGTGAGCTTCCCCACCGGCGCCCAGGACGCCTTCGCCGGAGACGGCGAGCTGACCTGGGCCCCGGGCCTGGTGCTGGACTATCGCTTCGAGAACGGCATCCTCCTGGCGCTCAACGGCGGCTTCTGGAAGCGCCCGGACCGCGTCTTCAGCGGCGTGTCCGTGGGCGACATGATGCCCTTCGGCGTCGGCGCGGAGGTCCCCATCCTTCGCGGCAGCGGTGTCACCGCGGTGGGCATGGTGCACGGCGCGGTGGGGTTGCAGAAGCAGCCCGATGAGCCCCGGCAGGTCCCCGCGGAGGCGCTCTTCGGCCTGCGCTGGTACAGCTCCACCGGGCTCACCTTCACGTTCGGCGGCGGCATGGGCTGCGGCTGCTCCATCGCCTCGCCCTCGCTGAGCTTCTTCACGTCCATCCTGTGGATTCCGGCGAAGACGCGCGAGTGGGAGGCCCTGGAGCGCTTCAAGGAGCCGCCCGAGCCCCCGCCGCCGCCCATCGACCCGGATGGTGACGGCGTGATTGGCGAGTCGGATGCGTGCCCCGACGTGGCTGGCCCCGTGGCCAACATGGGCTGCCCGGACACGGACAAGGACGGTGACGGCGTGGTCGACCGGCTCGACCGGTGCCCGGACCAGCCCGCCGGCAGCCGCGGCAAGGACGGGTGCCCGCTGGCCCGCCGCGATGGCAACCGGATTGTCATCCTGGAGCAGCTCAACTTCGCCACCGACCAGGACATCATCCTCTCCGAGTCCTTCCCCATCCTGGAGGAGGTCGCTCGGGTGATGAACGAGAACACCGAGGCCGACCGGGTGCACGTCGAGGGTCACACCGACTCTCGCGCCAGCGATGCGTACAACCTGGACCTGTCGCGCCGCCGCGCGGCCAGCGTCATGCGCTTCCTGGTGGAGAGCGGCGTGGCGGCGGAGCGGCTGTGCTCGCAGGGATTTGGCCGCTCGCGGCCGCTGGCGGACAACGCGACGGAAGAAGGCATGGCGCTCAACCGCCGCGTCGACTTCACCATCCAGCCGCCGAGCGACGGCCCGCGTCCGCCCTGCCCGGAGGACGCGGAGGACAAGAAGCGCAAGCGCCCCACCAAGAAGGCTCCTGCCACGCCCAAGGCGAAGTCGAAGGCTCCCGCGGCGGCGCCCAAGCCGTAG
- a CDS encoding MBL fold metallo-hydrolase: MSEPKGKAKRTSELVPGVHHWTLSDDRIGGARSDAYAVVDTDGAVVLIDPLPIDEAALRKLGNISAIVLTAGNHQRSAWRLRKAFKVPVWAPEGAQTLEEQPDFFYVAGDTLPAGLISFHTPGPTEAMYTLWMQQHPRGVAFLSDLLTHEEGETPEFIPSEYQDEPLRTRHSVQRILDHLPVETLCFSHGAPILRDGSRALRLALEEDMESPAAPAP; the protein is encoded by the coding sequence ATGAGCGAGCCCAAGGGGAAGGCGAAGCGGACAAGCGAGTTGGTGCCCGGCGTCCACCACTGGACCCTCTCCGATGACCGCATCGGCGGCGCGCGCAGCGACGCGTACGCCGTGGTGGACACGGATGGCGCCGTCGTCCTCATCGACCCGTTGCCCATCGACGAGGCAGCACTGCGCAAGCTGGGGAACATCTCCGCCATTGTCCTGACGGCGGGGAACCACCAGCGCTCCGCGTGGCGGCTGCGCAAGGCCTTCAAGGTGCCCGTCTGGGCACCCGAGGGAGCACAGACGCTGGAGGAGCAGCCCGACTTCTTCTACGTCGCGGGAGACACGCTGCCCGCGGGGCTCATCTCGTTCCACACGCCCGGGCCCACCGAGGCGATGTACACGCTGTGGATGCAGCAACACCCGCGCGGCGTCGCGTTCCTCTCCGACCTGCTCACGCATGAGGAGGGGGAGACGCCGGAGTTCATCCCCAGCGAGTACCAGGACGAACCGCTGCGCACCCGGCACAGCGTCCAGCGCATCCTGGACCACCTTCCCGTGGAGACGCTGTGCTTCTCCCACGGAGCGCCCATCCTCCGCGACGGCTCCCGCGCGTTGCGGCTCGCGCTGGAAGAGGACATGGAGTCGCCCGCCGCGCCAGCGCCCTGA